Proteins co-encoded in one Setaria viridis chromosome 9, Setaria_viridis_v4.0, whole genome shotgun sequence genomic window:
- the LOC117839758 gene encoding GDSL esterase/lipase EXL3 isoform X1, with protein MENLIAAVVVLAGAIIPAAGANVVARAHPPAVAPSGPKVPALFAFGDSIVDTGNNNYIRTITRSNFPPYGRDFPDHMATGRFSDGRISMDFLASALGLKEMLPPYLDKNLTMDELRTGVSFASAGSGLDNATCLTAAAMTVEQQLQLFMEYKTKVGSIPGRSLYLICWGSNDVVQHFTFNDGLSDPDYADLMTQRASNFIQRLISLGARQIAVTGVPPVGCVPAQRLIGGGLLRRRQCAEGLNQLAMLYNRELNQEIDKLARRFRDVNFVYIDLYAILADIIQRYQELGFKNGKDACCGVIGLESGVLCNFMSPVCENPAQYVFWDGYHPTERAYKIMIDQLIARYIRFLR; from the exons ATGGAAAACCTGATCGCTGCAGTGGTGGTTCTTGCCGGAGCCATCATCCCAGCAGCAGGTGCGAACGTCGTCGCCAGAGCTCAtcctccggcggtggcgccTAGTGGGCCCAAGGTGCCAGCGCTGTTCGCGTTCGGCGACTCTATCGTGGACACGGGCAACAACAACTACATCCGGACCATCACCAGGTCCAACTTCCCGCCATACGGCAGGGACTTCCCCGACCACATGGCCACCGGCAGGTTCTCCGATGGCAGGATCAGCATGGACTTCCTAG CGTCTGCGCTTGGGTTGAAGGAGATGCTACCGCCTTACCTGGACAAGAACCTCACCATGGATGAACTCAGGACCGGCGTCAGCTTCGCATCAGCAGGCAGCGGCCTCGACAATGCCACGTGCTTGACTGCG GCGGCGATGACAgtggagcagcagctgcagctgttcATGGAATACAAGACCAAGGTGGGGAGCATTCCCGGCAGGTCGCTGTACCTCATCTGCTGGGGCAGCAACGACGTCGTCCAGCACTTCACCTTCAACGATGGTCTCAGCGATCCCGACTACGCTGACCTCATGACCCAAAGGGCTTCCAACTTCATCCAG AGACTGATCAGCCTGGGCGCACGGCAGATTGCGGTGACCGGGGTGCCGCCGGTGGGGTGCGTACCGGCGCAGCGGCTGATTGGCGGGggtctcctccggcggcggcagtgtgCCGAAGGCCTCAACCAGCTAGCGATGCTCTACAACCGGGAGCTGAACCAGGAGATCGACAAGCTGGCCAGAAGGTTCCGCGACGTCAACTTTGTCTACATCGACCTCTATGCAATCCTCGCCGACATCATCCAGCGTTATCAAGAACTTG GGTTCAAGAACGGCAAGGATGCGTGCTGCGGGGTCATCGGGCTGGAGTCAGGTGTGCTGTGCAATTTCATGAGCCCAGTGTGCGAGAACCCGGCGCAGTACGTGTTCTGGGATGGCTACCATCCTACCGAGAGGGCCTACAAAATCATGATCGATCAACTCATTGCAAGATACATCAGATTCCTCCGCTAG
- the LOC117840588 gene encoding uncharacterized protein translates to MACTALSLPARLMINGLLILAGAMVAAGVVVAPAPTPPLPPPQLKAPSLTPLPPPRPGAPSHAPLFPPIRTGTPPPTPPLPPPRLGVPLPTPPLLPPRLGAPPRSPLIPPFQKSAPPTTPPLSPPQLGVPLPTPPPSPPRLGAPLPTPRLGAPPHAPLLPPSWKGTPPPIPIIPSPQLGAPIPTPPLPPPLSGGPPRAPLLPPSQKGAPPPKPTLPSPRLGAPLPTPPLPPPVLGSPSRAPLLPPSRKDAPPPKPTLPSPQLGAPLPTPVAPPQLGVPPRALLRPPSRKRTPPPKPTIPSPRLGAPLPTPPVAPPQLGVPPPASKGAPPPKPIIPSPRLGAPLPTPPIAPPQLGVPPRAPLHPPSRKHAPPPKPTLPSPRLGAPLPTPHVAPPHPPLLPPSRKGAPPPKPTLPSPQLGAPLPTPPVSPPRAGVPPRAPLLPPSRKGAPPPTPRLGAPLPAPILPPPEQASPPPTPLLPPPQSGAPPSQPPPVVAPGGPKVPALIVFGDSIVDTGNNNYLPTLVKANFPPYGKEYPGHKATGRFSDGKITVDFIASALGLKETLPPYLNKNLTLEDLKTGVTFASAGSGYNNATCKTSSTLTIERQLQLFTEYKAKVGTIPERALYIVCSGSNDIVEHFTLADGMSSPEYADMMAQRAIALVERLIGEGARQIALTGAPPVGCVPSQRRMAGGVRSQCATDRNQLALMFNRKLSLEAAKLAGRYRGVNIFFVDLYSILADVVTRYKELGFKNGKDACCGYVGFAVGPLCNMGSRLCPDPSQYVFWDSYHPTERAYKIMIDEFVRRYMRYIH, encoded by the exons ATGGCGTGCACTGCCCTTTCGCTGCCGGCCCGGCTCATGATCAATGGATTGCTCATTCTTGCCGGAGCCATGGTCGCAGCCGGCGTTGTTGTAGCTCCTGCTCCcacccctcctcttcctcccccacAGTTGAAGGCACCCTCGCtcactcctcttcctcctcctcggcctggAGCTCCTTCTCACGCTCCTCTTTTTCCTCCCATTCGGACTGGCACTCCACCTCcaactcctcctcttcctcccccgcGGTTAGGGGTACCACTTCCgactcctcctcttcttcctcctcggctGGGAGCTCCTCCTCGCTCTCCTCTTATTCCTCCCTTTCAAAAGAGCGCTCCACCTACCAcccctcctctttctcctccccAGTTAGGAGTACCACTTCCGactcctcctccttcgccgccgcggTTGGGGGCACCACTTCCAACTCCTCGGTTGGGGGCTCCACCGCAcgcccctcttcttcctccctcatgGAAGGGCACTCCACCTCCCATTCCTATTATTCCTTCTCCACAGTTGGGGGCACCAATCCCgactcctcctcttccacctcctCTATCGGGTGGTCCACCTCgcgctcctcttcttcctccatcacAGAAGGGTGCTCCACCTCCCAAACCTACTCTCCCTTCCCCACGGTTGGGAGCACCACTTCcaactcctcctcttcctcctcctgtgtTGGGTTCTCCCTCTCgtgctcctcttcttcccccttCTAGGAAGGACGCTCCACCTCCCAAACCTACCCTTCCTTCCCCCCAATTGGGAGCACCACTTCCaactccagttgctcctcctcAGCTAGGAGTTCCTCCTCGCGCTCTTCTTCGTCCTCCCTCTAGGAAGCGCACTCCACCTCCCAAACCTACCATTCCTTCCCCACGGTTGGGAGCACCACTTCCGACTCCTCCTGTTGCTCCTCCTCAGCTAGGAGTTCCTCCTCCCGCTAGCAAGGGTGCTCCACCTCCCAAACCTATCATTCCTTCCCCACGGTTGGGAGCACCACTTCCAACTCCTCCTATTGCTCCTCCTCAGCTGGGAgttcctcctcgtgctcctcttCATCCTCCTTCTAGGAAGCATGCTCCACCTCCCAAACCTACCCTTCCTTCCCCACGATTGGGGGCACCACTTCCGACTCCTCATGTTGCTCCTCCTCACCCTCCGCTTCTTCCTCCCTCTAGGAAGGGCGCTCCACCTCCCAAACCAACTCTTCCTTCCCCACAGTTGGGAGCACCACTTCCGACTCCTCCTGTTTCTCCTCCTCGGGCAGGAgttcctcctcgcgctcctcttcttcctccctctagGAAAGGTGCTCCACCTCCCACTCCTCGTCTAGGGGCACCACTTCCGGCTCCTATTCTTCCTCCACCTGAGCAAGCTAGtcctcctccaactcctcttcttcctccgccTCAATCGGGGGCTCCGCCTTCTCAGCCTCCTCCAGTGGTCGCACCAGGTGGACCTAAGGTGCCGGCCCTGATCGTGTTCGGGGACTCCATCGTGGACACAGGCAACAACAACTACCTCCCAACTTTGGTGAAGGCCAACTTCCCGCCGTACGGCAAGGAGTACCCTGGTCACAAGGCTACCGGCAGGTTCTCCGACGGCAAGATCACCGTGGACTTCATAG CTTCTGCGCTTGGGTTGAAGGAGACACTCCCGCCGTACCTGAACAAGAACCTCACCCTGGAGGACCTCAAGACCGGCGTCACGTTCGCGTCTGCAGGGAGCGGCTACAACAATGCCACCTGCAAGACGTCG TCGACCTTGACGATCGAGCGGCAGCTGCAGCTGTTCACCGAGTACAAGGCGAAGGTGGGGACCATCCCCGAGAGGGCCCTCTACATCGTCTGCTCCGGTAGCAATGACATCGTGGAGCACTTCACCCTCGCCGATGGCATGAGCTCGCCTGAGTACGCGGACATGATGGCTCAAAGGGCCATCGCCTTGGTCGAG CGACTGATCGGCGAGGGCGCGCGGCAGATCGCGCTGACGGGAGCGCCGCCGGTGGGGTGCGTGCCGTCGCAGCGGCgcatggccggcggcgtgcggtCGCAGTGCGCGACGGACCGCAACCAGCTGGCACTCATGTTCAACCGGAAGCTGAGCCTGGAGGCGGCCAAGCTCGCCGGCCGGTACCGTGGCGTCAACATATTCTTCGTTGACCTCTACTCCATCCTCGCCGACGTGGTGACGCGCTACAAGGAGCTGGGGTTCAAGAACGGCAAGGACGCCTGCTGCGGCTACGTGGGCTTCGCTGTGGGCCCGCTCTGCAACATGGGGAGCCGCCTCTGCCCGGATCCCTCGCAGTATGTGTTCTGGGATAGCTACCACCCCACCGAGAGGGCCTACAAGATCATGATCGACGAGTTCGTCAGGAGATACATGAGATACATCCACTAG
- the LOC117839758 gene encoding GDSL esterase/lipase EXL3 isoform X2, with product MENLIAAVVVLAGAIIPAAGANVVARAHPPAVAPSGPKVPALFAFGDSIVDTGNNNYIRTITRSNFPPYGRDFPDHMATGRFSDGRISMDFLASALGLKEMLPPYLDKNLTMDELRTGVSFASAGSGLDNATCLTAAAMTVEQQLQLFMEYKTKVGSIPGRSLYLICWGSNDVVQHFTFNDGLSDPDYADLMTQRASNFIQIAVTGVPPVGCVPAQRLIGGGLLRRRQCAEGLNQLAMLYNRELNQEIDKLARRFRDVNFVYIDLYAILADIIQRYQELGFKNGKDACCGVIGLESGVLCNFMSPVCENPAQYVFWDGYHPTERAYKIMIDQLIARYIRFLR from the exons ATGGAAAACCTGATCGCTGCAGTGGTGGTTCTTGCCGGAGCCATCATCCCAGCAGCAGGTGCGAACGTCGTCGCCAGAGCTCAtcctccggcggtggcgccTAGTGGGCCCAAGGTGCCAGCGCTGTTCGCGTTCGGCGACTCTATCGTGGACACGGGCAACAACAACTACATCCGGACCATCACCAGGTCCAACTTCCCGCCATACGGCAGGGACTTCCCCGACCACATGGCCACCGGCAGGTTCTCCGATGGCAGGATCAGCATGGACTTCCTAG CGTCTGCGCTTGGGTTGAAGGAGATGCTACCGCCTTACCTGGACAAGAACCTCACCATGGATGAACTCAGGACCGGCGTCAGCTTCGCATCAGCAGGCAGCGGCCTCGACAATGCCACGTGCTTGACTGCG GCGGCGATGACAgtggagcagcagctgcagctgttcATGGAATACAAGACCAAGGTGGGGAGCATTCCCGGCAGGTCGCTGTACCTCATCTGCTGGGGCAGCAACGACGTCGTCCAGCACTTCACCTTCAACGATGGTCTCAGCGATCCCGACTACGCTGACCTCATGACCCAAAGGGCTTCCAACTTCATCCAG ATTGCGGTGACCGGGGTGCCGCCGGTGGGGTGCGTACCGGCGCAGCGGCTGATTGGCGGGggtctcctccggcggcggcagtgtgCCGAAGGCCTCAACCAGCTAGCGATGCTCTACAACCGGGAGCTGAACCAGGAGATCGACAAGCTGGCCAGAAGGTTCCGCGACGTCAACTTTGTCTACATCGACCTCTATGCAATCCTCGCCGACATCATCCAGCGTTATCAAGAACTTG GGTTCAAGAACGGCAAGGATGCGTGCTGCGGGGTCATCGGGCTGGAGTCAGGTGTGCTGTGCAATTTCATGAGCCCAGTGTGCGAGAACCCGGCGCAGTACGTGTTCTGGGATGGCTACCATCCTACCGAGAGGGCCTACAAAATCATGATCGATCAACTCATTGCAAGATACATCAGATTCCTCCGCTAG